The genomic segment GATGGCCATTCACAATTGACATTTCTGCCACacaaacagtaaaaaaatatcattgaaacttgaaacttgcTCGGAAAGAAATGTTTGAAggcaataatatttaattggtcTCTCTGCGCGCATCACCTGCCCAAAGTCTTCGCCTTATATCTCGCTCTCTCATCCATTTCTGGATTTATTTCTTCGTGTAAAAATGACAGTAACAGTCTCTTCAATTCTAGTCTCCATTGTTTATGTTGCAGTGCTAAGATGGGCATGGAGAGTTTTGAACTGGGTTTGGTTTCGGCCGAAGAAGGTCGAGAGGTGCTTGAGACAACAAGGTTTTGCAGGCAAGCCTTACCGGCTTTTGTTCGGAGACTGGAAAGAAAGTTCAGATATGTTGAAAGAAGCAAGGACCAAACCCATTGGTTTATCAGACGCTCTTCTACCTCGTGTCATGCCCTTCCTCCATCAACTGGTCAAGGATTATGGTATTCAATACGCAACCCTTTAATTATCATCTCTCTCTTAGAAAAGatgatttttcttgctagttaaATATTTCTCCGATTTATTAAgaaattccttttgttttctataaggcGCCAATGATTGAGAAATTAAAACCAGTTGGtcatgatgaattttatttatgtcgAACAACTTTTGTTCACCGTTTCTCAAAACTCTGTTATCATcggtttattttaattgataaaatattagtTCTTACGactacaaaaacaattaattttccaTTGGTATCATTGGGAATCAGAATGCCCAATGTGCTGACCCAATGTTTCCTTTGGTTAGTGCTGCACTGTGCTGACACAATGTTTCAGcccattttcttaattatagttttagagagttataatatttttaaaacagacCAAGTGGgtattaattttcaatattcatGGTATGCGTATTTGATCTCTTGGTAGTGTTGGTTTCCTACTGGACAGAACAGTACTAGTGactcaattcaaaacatatataataattcatatcaagtaaaattaatttaaaaatactttaaaataaaaaaaacttacattataatttttttttttaaatttttatattttaaaactgctTCATAATAACTTCATTATCAATCTTATCAAAGatatttttctcaatatatataatcaaacatCATATTTCTATgatgtcaaaataaattttagaaaataaaaaaaatattatttttatgtattttcaaataaaaaaatattttaaaaaacaaccgttatCACAATACTAAATGGGCTCTGAAGATATATAGTGTGATGAAAACCAATAGTATTGTGTGTGtggaaaaacaggaaaaaagaagaagaagagtaaaTTGTGACTGTGTTTATTGAATGGATACATAATAGTATAGAGGTTGCATGTGATAATCTAGATGGTGTATAATGGGTGCATAGTGATTAGTTTAGGTTGTGTATAATATTACCTATTCGTGTTGTGAGGGTACAATTATGTAGTTGTGTGGGGTAActtgattattttatgattCAAAAATCAGATTCTAaatgttgatttatatttaacaaaattaatacTTTTGTATTTATCTAGGTATATTAAAAGAATCATAACTTTATGTTTTCCTGCATGTTAAAGTAAAGTTGCATCTAGAGAAGATTATACTTTGTCAACTCTATTGAtgtgtcataaaaatataaaaatctattagaaaaagaaataaaaattctctTACAAGAATTTTACCTTAAAGTGTGAAGCGCAATTTTTTCTGGGTTTGGATTTCTTTTGTTCATATCTCAATTTGAGCCTCGTGTATTTCCCTCAACAGAagaatacatacatacatacacacacacacacacacacacacactaataaATGTGCTTCCTCTGACGATGCAGGTAAGAATTCATTTATGTGGATTGGGCCGAAACCAAGAGTGAACATCATGAACCCTGATCAGATAAAGGACGTATTCATGAAGATAAATGAATATCAGAAGCCCTCGCACCCGCTGTTGAAACCTCTAGCATGTGGACTTCCAAGTCACGAGGGTGAAAAATGGTCTAAACATAGAAAGATAATCAACCCAGCATTCCATCAAGAGAAGCTAAAGGTGATCATGATAGACTCAACTTATTTGCCTATAAGCATCCATGCTATTCGATTGCCTTGAATGAGTAGCATGCATGTTGTGCTCTCATATAGCTGTAACATAAAACTTTCGATGATGATATGTTCTCTTTGCTTGTTACAGCTTATGATACCTGCGTTTTACGAAAGTTGTAGTGGGATGATTAACAAGTGGGAGAAGCTGGTCTCTGTAGACGAGGGGTCATGTGAATTGGATATCTGGCCTGATCTTCAAGGCTTAACATGTGATGCTATTTCTCGAACGTCGTTTGGAAGTAATTACGAGGAAGGAAAAAGAATATTTGATCTCCTCAAGGAACTTATCGATCTTACAGCTCATGTTATAATAAAAGCAATTGTCATACCAGGGTACAGGTAACTCTTTATTCTGTTTTTGCTGGACATTACAATTCAGTTCCTTCAAGTTAGTCCTTGTTCAATGAGATATATCTTAAAAGtaagaagaagaacaaatcaAAATCTCTTGACAACATGTTCATGAATTGCATGTAGGTTCCTGCCGATCCCATCTAATAGAAGGCTAAAAGCTATTGACAAAGAAATAAAAGCTTCTCTTAATGCTCTCATCaacaaaagagagaaagcaatgGGTGCTGGTGAAGATGCAAAGAATGACTTGTTGGATTTACTTCTGGAATCCAATTTTAGAGAAATACAAGAGCATGGAAATACGAAGAGCGTCGGAATGAGCATTGAAGATGTGATTGACGAATGTAGAATATTCTACTTTGCTGGACAAGAAACAACCACAGTTCTTCTTACCTGGACCATGGTTTTATTGGCTCAGTATCCGAATTGGCAAGCACGCGCAAGAGAAGAGGTTGTGCAAGTCTTTGGTAACAAAAAACCAGATTTCGATGGGCTAAATCACCTTAAAGTTGTGAGTATTTCTCTGCATTTGCAACTGAATTCCTCTACATCAATATTGTCTTCTTATTGTTAAGAACACAGAACATTCTTGCATTTAAAATGCAAGCTTAGGTATCCTTTGAAGAAAAAGTAAGATAGCACAAAAAAAACGTTCATGTTTTCTTTCGTTGAGTTATTAATCGGCCAAAATGACGAGGAAAAACAACCAACAGATGAGGACGCAAGCAAGGTAGGAGGTGACATCTATATACATTAAGATTGAGATTTACTAGTTCTTGGATCAACATAAACATTCTCAATGGCATGCAAATGATCTCTGTATATgcgatattttattttatcaaagtggatcgTCAGTCACCTTTTTAATGGATTCTTACCATGTAGTATCATTCTCTCTTTTGATGCATGTTACAGGTTACCATGATTTTGTATGAAGTTCTTAGGTTATACCCGCCGGTAATTATGCTTAATCGAGATGTTCATGAAGAAATAAAGCTTGGAAATTTGCTATTACCTGCCGGAGTGCAGGTCTCGGTGCCAACAATCCTCCTTCACCAAGATCATGAACTATGGGGTGATGATGCCTCTGAGTTCAAACCAGGGAGGTTTGCTGAAGGTGTTTCAAAGGCAACAAAGAGTCAAGTCTCATTCCTTCCATTTGGATGGGGTCCTCGAATATGCGTTGGACAGAACTTTGCTTTGATTGAAGCAAAAATGGCTTTGGCAATGATTTTACAGCGCTGCTCTTTTGAGCTCTCCCCGTCGTATATTCATGCTCCTCGCACAGTCATAACTCTTCAGCCACAGCACGGTGCTCCAATGATATTACGTAAACTCTAAAATGTTTATATGTGACGGAAAAGAGTTATCCCAGGGCATATAGTCTTGGTGTagtttgtaaaataaaaaaaaaatatttattctatattagaaaaaaaaaacattctcttGTAATGTTTTTAAGTGTgagtttttattgtgtttttaagaTAATGTTTTTACGCTTCTAAGCCAACTCCATATTTGTTTCCATCTTAAACTTTCCTAACaattttaaggtgtttattttgatggagacaaatataaattctaGCGTAAAAGTTGCTAAGGATGTCAAAATTCAACTAGATCGATTTGATGGTACGAATTAAACAAGATGGATGGACAAGATGATATTCCTGCTTACTTCATTAAAGATTTACTACATTCTTGATCTGAATCTATCTGCATTACTTGAACTACAAGAAGATGAATCTGCCACTATTAAGACTGCAAGAGTAAAACGTGAAGAAGATGAAGTGCTTTGTCGAGGGCATATACTGAATACTTTGATCAGTCGATTTTATGACATCTTCTCCAAATTAAAGTCGCCAAAAGAAATTTAGGTTGCCTTGGAGACATACTACAAGCAGGAAAAATCAGGTTCTGatcattttcttgctttaaatttttttgagtatGAGATTACTGATAATAAGCCAATCATGGATCAAGTCCATGAAATTcaaatgttgatatcaaaacttaGTGATTTGGATATAAAAGTTCCTGATTGATTTCAAATGGGGGCTGTTTTATCAAAACTTCCTCCATTCTGGAATGAATACAGGAAGAAGATGTTGCATTCTACAGACAATTATACCTTTGAACAGTTTCAAACACACTTGCAAATTGAGGTTCAATCTTGTATGCGTGAATTGCAAGCAACAAATTCTAAAAGTGAATTTGATTACTGAAACTGGTTTGATAATgactcaaaacaatttaaaagtgcaaaagaaaggaaacaaattcaagaagaaaTACAATGCTAATTAGAAGCATAGAGTTTGTTTCCATTATGGAAATAAAGGGCACTATGTAAAAGAGTGTAGATTCaagaatttcaacaaaaaaGGTAGTTCTTTCAAAGTGAATATGATTGAAAAAGACGAAGTCAGGGAGTTAGTTGCCATGGTTTCAAACATTCAAATTGGAATGATTAGTGGCTGGATTCTGGTGCAACAGTTCATGTTTGCAACAATGAAGCATGATTCAAGACttataaagaattgaaaaaacctGAAGAGGTCTTGATGGGCAACCATAATTCTGTCAAAGTTTTGGGGAAAGGAACTATTGAGTTGTACTTTACTTCTGGACAAAAAATGTCTTTACTCAATGTGTTTCATGTTCCTAAAATTAGGAAAAACCTTGTATCTGCTAGTCTCTTGAGCAAGAAAGGTTTCAAGATTGTTTTGGAGTCTGATAAGGTTATTGTTACTAAGAGTGGGATGTTTGTCAGAGAGGGTTATTCCTGTGATGGCATGTTTAAATTCagtattaataaaatcaatgttaTTTCTGCTTATATGGTTGAATCTACTTCTCTTCTTTAGCATGCTAGATTAAGACATCTAAATTAtagatatttgaaatatatgtgtAAGCATGATTATATTTCATatcaacataataataaaaacaaatgtgaaGTATGTATTCAAGCAAAGATGACAAAGAAGCCTTTTCCTAAAGTAGAAAGGAATTCTCAATTACTTGAGTTGGTCCATTCTGATATATGTGAAATAAATGGTATGTTAACAAGGGGtgtgaaaatatatttcataactttcattgatgattattcTCGTTTTACCTATGTTTACTTGTTAAGAACTAAAGATGAAGCATTTGGAAAATTCAAGGAATTCAAGAAAATggtagaaaaacaaaaggaaaggcaaatTAAAGTTCTTAGAAGTGATAGAGGTGGAGAATACTTTTCTAAGGAGTTTTctatattttgtgaggaaaacagAATAATCCATCAAATGACAGCACCCTATACACCACAATATAATGGACTtgctgaaaagaaaaataggacCTTAGTGGATATGGTCAATGCCATGCTTTTGAATGCTAACTTGCCAAATAATTTATGGGGTGAAGCCTTACTTACCGCATGTCATATTCATAATAGagtactatttaaaaaatcaaatatttctcCTTATGAAGCATGAAACAGTAGAAAACCAAAtctgaattattttaaagtgtggGGGTGTGTAGCTTTTTATAAAAGTTCTGATCCTCaaagaacaaaattagaatCCAGAGGTCTTAAGAGTGTTTTTGTTGGTTATGCACAAAATTCAAAGGCTCATAGACTTTTGGATTTAGAAACTAATGTGATTGTTGAATCTATACATGTTGAATTTATCGAATATAAATTCATAAGTGATTCAAATGTGTAAGAACCAAATCTAAAAGTAATGACTCCTAGCTCAACGTTaagtgaaaaacataaaaacttagAAGTAATAGGTTCAAGTGAACCTAGAAAAAGTCAAAGAgttagaaaggaaaaacacaTAGATACATATTTCATTTCTACTgattcaattgtatttttagtGGAAGGTGAtagaaatacaatattaaaaaagacacCTATGATCCTAAATATAGAAGATGATCCAAAGACATTCGGTCAAGCTATGTCTTCTAGGGATGTTGCTTTTTGGAAGCGATAAATGATAAAATGGATTCAATATTGTCTAACAATACTTGGGTCTTAGTAGATTTACCTTCAGGTTCTAAGCTAATAGGATGTAAGTGGGTGTTTAGAATAAAATACAATACCGATGGTTCTATACAAACCTtcaaggcaagattggttgcCAAAGGTTTTACTTAAAAGGAGGGTGTTGATTATTTTGACACTTATTCTCCAGTGGCAAGAATTACATCAATTAGAGTTTTATTTGCATTagcatcaatttataaattgtaTGTTCATCAAATGGATGTAAAGACGACTTTCCTAAATGGAGATTTAAAGGAAGAAGTATATATGGAACAACCTGAGGGTTTTATACTTCctggaaatgaagaaaaagtctGTAAATTGGTAAAGTCTTTATATGGTTTTAAACAAGCTCCGAAACAATGGCATGAAAAGTTTTACAAAGCAATTTTATTGAATGATTTTCATCACAATGGTGTTGATAAGTGTATGTATTCCAAATTTACAAAAGATTTTGGTGTGATTATTTATCTCCATGTAGATGACATGTTAATATTTAGCACCAATATGATTGGAATAAGTGAAACCAAAAGGTATCTCACTTCTATCTTTAAAATGAAAGATCTTGGTGAAGTAGATACAATTTTAGCTatcaaagttaaaaaacatAGTAATGGCTATGCACTTAATCAATCACATTATATTGAGAAAATGCTTGATAAGTTTCAGCATCTCAATATAAAGGAGGATAATATCCCATTTGACTATAGCATGAAGTTAAATGATTATTGTGATAAAGCGGTAGCACAACTAGAATATGCTAGTGCCATTGAAAGTTTTATGTATGCTATGCATTGTACAAGACCACATATAGCTTTTGCTATATGCAAGTTATTAAGATATACAAGCAAGTCGAATACAGATCATTGGAAGGCTATTGCAAGAGTCTTTGGTTACCTAAAAAGAACGATCGATTTAGGCTTGTTTTATTCTGATTTTGCAGCTGTGATGGAAGGAATAGTGATACAAGTTGGATGACTAGTTCAAGTGATAATAAGTCCACATCAGGATGGATTTTCTCACTTGGAGGAGATGCAATATCTTGGGCATCTAAGAAACAAACATGCATCTCTCATTCTACCATGGAATCAGAATTTATTGCTATAACTGTTATGGGTAAAGAAGCAAAATGGCtaagaaatatgtttttttatattaagttgtgGCCACAACCTATGTCAGCTATTTCTTTATACTGCGATAGTGAAGCAACTATGTCTCGAGCTTATAGTAACATTTACAATGGTAAGTCAAGACATAAGCATTCGATATGGATATATTCGAGAGTTGATTACAAACGATGTAATCACCATTATCTATGTGAAGTCTGTGAATAATTTAGCAGATCCGCTTAGACATGGTACGAAAAACAACTAATGGAATGGGGTTGAAACTTGTTATGAAAGATACCAGTAATAAGAACCCAACTTCGGATTAGCAAGAAGCTTATCTCTTATTTTAATGGGTAATAACAAGTTACTGTTTTATATCTATTGGACACTGATAATTAATTTGAGTCCCTATTCTGATAGTATTCAATGTGTTCTAGGATGAGCGTGGACtcttaatgaaatttaaagtttGTGTCTAATATAATAGAGACATGTATAAATCCACCTATATGAATATAAAAGTGGTGCCGCTTTTGACAAGAGTTAGGGTTTTCTCTTgtaaatattcatgaaaaaaaattatgattttagcaCATAGCCATAATAGTGCTAAACAGTTGTAAACCTCTTTAAGAGTTTGGATAGTATTATGTGTGTAGTATCTTTTATTCTACAATAAAAGTTTTGGTTTAATCTACGGACATCAATAACTTTAGTAGGATTCAAGTTCTAACACTAATTGAATGTTTAAATTGCAAAATACCTTCTTGTAAGCATAATTCTATCAAGTGAAAAGACctttgttgtaacccaattttggcctattggtttttaatttaatttttacggggtttaaaatgtaaaattaaaagatcagagaTTTGTTTCGATGAAAAATGTGATTTGTCAGCTTGCATGGAAACTAGggactacaatgtgcttttgTCATTCTATCCGTATCTTTAAGATAATCCTTACcttcaagataatgatagttgTTTGCTTTCGAATTCAATTCTAATtcgaacttcaaaaaaaaaaagagtttgattGAGATTTACTTCTCGCAAGTGATGAGACTCTTGCACTATAAATACTAATCTCAGTGTATGCAGAAAAAGAGGGAGGATGATTAGagagaaaccctaaaagaaGAGAACCCAAGAGGAGGCCATTACCAGAAACcctaaaagagagaaacataaaaaaaggggGCGGCGAACCCTATACTAGTCGCCGCCCcccttaaccttttttttagccCAGTCTCCCTTGACTTCGCCTCCAACAGTCGCACGCCTAGGTAAGTTTCCTTCCTTGCTTGCTaaatgatgcaaccatattattcaatagtttcacccacatttaactagtgttttgcctatgttttatatataaaatgccttgatattctttgttttatgttttgaaggcacttttggatgaaagatgcaaaaaggagtaaattggagataattggcagatttgaccttcagtcgatgttttgtgcagagcgtgagctctagaggttgaaatgaagtgattccagtggaattaaaaaggtaacatccatacctttctggacatctaaggcaagaaaataaaataaggaagagcatggaaatcgcagccttcaaagtcaaatctcgcaatctgccagtgttgacctttggccattccaacttgaatatctggagctacagaagtccaattgatgcaaactcaattttgttggattcatgactcaaatttatataaacgctcaaaattgcagcaaaaaacgatgtcatatgagggagatatgatttttcaaagatgacatctgaattctgccagcaaacaggtttcgtgaagaaacgagtccaaatgacattccgaagcatttaaaccgatatccaagtttttatttcagcaatttagctcctctaaatcaaagcttgaagatttcatgcaaggctatttctcctttttaggaaaatagttattgaagtacttaaatgtaaacagtctacttaatggaggactattttgtaaaatagagacctagggtttcctaggatataaaaagaatgagagaagagaaggggagcagccagccaaggagagaaaaacgcccccttcctctaagaaaccctaaattatgcattctttcttctttttgattagttgttcaacaaacatgcaaggctaaacactttttcttggttgcaaggacacggaaaccttcggatttcaagaactgtgagatttattttaccttttcttttcagtttatatgatgaatatgtttgttctcctatgcttatttttcctatgattgtttattttaattgctagagcggactctaagttattattgtagacaatctattgttaagtttgatatcaaaaccggagttgtggtatatgaacttgtgaagcaactgagtttaataattgtggcggatctacgttattaatcttagggagaacattcaatcaaatcaaacatagactgcggacagttatgttttcttgattaatcaacttatctagttcttaaggctgccattgaattaaattactagtgcggacactgtggttgtttgatggttagggctagttatacggcggatccgttaactaaccaatgttaagaagagataaatattcagaatataaattgatgtttcgtttccatgatcagttctgatttctgtaggtggatgtgtgcttgtgaccaaggtttgttctcttgataattttctgattttattaaatttagtttgatagttttctgttttcttttgctttagcctagataacgtccaaccccccccccccaaattgcatatcatctagcataaaaatctgacttgaatcttcctcgtgggatcgaccccttgcttgctctatactatcttgtgtgttgtgtttgaagctagggtaattaatttgtgcgaccgcgacatcgcaacaaattttggcgccgttgctggggaagtaattttagttgattcttgtgctattatttttatttgctgtgattgttatttctttttctgaaaaaaaaaaacagaatttttgtttgctgcggtactgttcattacggcagcggtactgttcaaaacagattgtttggtggaattaggtatcggtcatttgtttcctgaagggaaacgacgttctaaacaggactagtggtaaaccactagccccaccctatcgaggccaaattccgctgttttctagggtttttaggcagtttttgttttctaccgtaggattttcgtacaatttgcattgtttttgatctcttgtgtggttggtttattttgaattttcttgatgatttatgccagtaacccgttctactaatcaaattcaagtgcatttggatctcgaaatagaaaaaactttacgcaggttacgaaaggaagctcgccttaacaccatggctgttgcacgacaacaaacactcaaggagcttgctgctcctaacgtggaaaatcagccattgtgcataaacatcgacaataatgtaaactttgagctcaaatctggttttatacatttgctaccaactttcaatggtcttgcaggagaa from the Populus nigra chromosome 9, ddPopNigr1.1, whole genome shotgun sequence genome contains:
- the LOC133703109 gene encoding cytochrome P450 72A397-like, which translates into the protein MTVTVSSILVSIVYVAVLRWAWRVLNWVWFRPKKVERCLRQQGFAGKPYRLLFGDWKESSDMLKEARTKPIGLSDALLPRVMPFLHQLVKDYGKNSFMWIGPKPRVNIMNPDQIKDVFMKINEYQKPSHPLLKPLACGLPSHEGEKWSKHRKIINPAFHQEKLKLMIPAFYESCSGMINKWEKLVSVDEGSCELDIWPDLQGLTCDAISRTSFGSNYEEGKRIFDLLKELIDLTAHVIIKAIVIPGYRFLPIPSNRRLKAIDKEIKASLNALINKREKAMGAGEDAKNDLLDLLLESNFREIQEHGNTKSVGMSIEDVIDECRIFYFAGQETTTVLLTWTMVLLAQYPNWQARAREEVVQVFGNKKPDFDGLNHLKVVTMILYEVLRLYPPVIMLNRDVHEEIKLGNLLLPAGVQVSVPTILLHQDHELWGDDASEFKPGRFAEGVSKATKSQVSFLPFGWGPRICVGQNFALIEAKMALAMILQRCSFELSPSYIHAPRTVITLQPQHGAPMILRKL